One window of the Prochlorococcus marinus CUG1438 genome contains the following:
- a CDS encoding photosystem II protein Y: MLRTIVVFAPVIAALAWVIFNIQKPAREQFNRDFLGKD; this comes from the coding sequence ATGCTTAGAACAATCGTAGTTTTCGCACCAGTTATCGCTGCTTTAGCTTGGGTCATATTTAATATACAGAAACCGGCAAGAGAGCAATTCAATAGAGACTTTCTGGGTAAGGATTAA
- a CDS encoding high light inducible protein: MTPEAERFNGWAAMLGFVAAVGAYVTTGQIIPGWF; encoded by the coding sequence ATGACTCCAGAAGCAGAACGTTTTAATGGTTGGGCAGCAATGTTGGGTTTTGTAGCAGCAGTTGGTGCATATGTCACAACAGGTCAAATAATTCCTGGTTGGTTCTAG